In Planctomycetaceae bacterium, the genomic window TCATGCGATGATTTCCGCCAGCGTCACCGGTCACCTTGGCCCGGATGCTCCGCCGGAACTGGACGGCATCGCGTGGTGCGCGGTCGCCGTGCGAAACAACTCGGGGCAACCGATCATCCGGGAATCCCGGCGGCTGAAACTGCTGTCGCCGGCGCCGTCCAGCGATCCGCTGGAGATCCGACGCGCTCGCCAGCAGGACGCGGTCCGTCAGGTTCTGCTTCGCTGCAAGGCAGTGATCGACGGGTCTGCAACACGCGACGCCGATTGACGCGGAAGTCGTCCGGCTTCTGAAGTGAGCACGCTGACTTCCGGCTGAAACCAGCGTCCAGGTGCATCGACCGGCGCCGTCAGGCGGATCGCACTGAAGCGCGCCGACGCCACATGATTCCCGCTGCAACGACGATCGGAACGGCCGCCACAACCAACCATGTCAGCGGAAGATGCTGGCGATCCTCGGTGCCGATGCCCATTTCCTTCAGGCGGTTTTCGTAATGGGAGATTGTCATCAGCAGGCCATTGTGAGTCACATGCAGCAGCATTCCCGGAACAACGCTGCGCGACTGTTCGAAGACAATCCCCAGTACGACACCCATGAACATCGTGGGAAAGAAGCGTTCAAAGAACAAAGCGTCCTGCATCACGACGTGAAATAATCCAAAGAGAATCGCGCTGCCGGCGATCGCGCCGGCGGCGGAGAGTCGCGTTCGCAGCGAATTCTGCAGGAATCCGCGAAAGAAAAATTCCTCACATAAGGCCGGTGCGATGGCCAGCCCCAGCAGTTTCACGGCCAGAGGTACCGCATTCAGATCGAGCTTCATGCGTTCGGTCAGTTCCTTCAGCACCTCGACTCGCGCGTCGCTGATGATGAACAGATTCATTTCGTAAACAAACACCCACAGCGACGTTCCCAGCAGCACCGCGACGATCATCATGGCCGCGGCAGGCTTTGTGAATGCGAAGCCCGTCACTGTGGAAACGTTCGCCAGTTTTGCCAGCACCAGCGGCACAAGGACAAAGATCGCCACGGAAACCGCGCCGTTGACAAGCAGCCGGCTTGTCATGGTTCCGTCGATTCGCCCTGACAGAGAACTCACAAACAGGAACAGAGGGCAGACAATCGCCAGCGTCGTCCATGCAACCGCCAGCGGCGCCACCTGCAGCGGAACCTTCGGCCGTCGAAACATGTCCGACCACGATCCGCCGCTTCCGTAAAGGACGGCATCGGAACCGAATATCCGCGCCGCCAGAGACAGCGCCAGCAAGCCATAGACAGTTGTTGAAATCAGCACCATCCCGAACATCAGCGGATTGAAATATCCCTGCAGCAGATCGCGTCCCAACAGCACGGTATTGGCCAGCGGCGTGACGGCCAGCAGCGTATTCATCTTCAGGTTCGGCATCAGGCTGAACACGCCGGGAGTCAGCGATATCAGCATCAGCGGAATCAAATACGCCTGGGCTTCTTTGAAGCTGCGTGCCACACTGGTCAGGCTAAGCAGTACCGCCGAAAAGAACGCGGCGAAGACGATCATCATCACGACGATCAGCGGGATGACCTTCCAGCCGGCGTCGCCCAGCACCGCGTCTTCCAGTCCCAGCGAAAACAGCGTTGCGAACATGGAGATCATGTTCACGGACGCTGTCAGCAGGGCGACGACCAGCACTGCCAGAAACTTGCCTCCCAGCAGCGTCATTCGTGACACGGGCGCGGCCACGAGAATTTCCATCGTCCCGCGTTCGCGCTCGCCGGCGGTCAGATCGATCGCCGGATAGACGGCTCCGGTCATCGTCATCAGGACCAGCACCAGCGGAATAAAGGTAATCAGCGAGTAACCTCCGGTTCCCTGACTTGTCACTTCCACCGTCGTGAACTCCGCCGGCTTCGACGCGGAGATTCCGATCTCACGCAGCAGACGATCGATGTATCGCTTGTTGACCGCCTCCAGCCGTGACGTGACTTCCTCATAGGCCCGTTCGCTGATCGGTGACTGCGATCGCTTAAACAGTTCCCAGTTGTGAAACTGCACGGGATTGCCGCCGCGATCGAATAGGAACGGTTCGCGATCCGTCTGCGGCCGCAGTTGAATCCCCAGGTCGGAATAGCCTTCGGACACCAGGTATCGCAGCGACTCCTCGGTGGGAGCGTCCGACAGGCGGTATTGAAAAACGGTCTTCTGTGATTCCGCGCCGAGCAGTTCCGACACGGCTGCGGCCGGGCTGCCGTCGTTCACGGGTGGTGCCGGTGGCGCCCCGCTTGCCTGCAGCAGACGTTCTCCGCGCTGCAGGATCCGGCTGACGATGTCGGCATCGGCTTCCGTTTGCACGCAGAGGTGAACCTCCACCTCGCCTGGAGTCTCCAGGCCGCTCAGCAGCCCGCGCCGCATGATGACTCCCAGCAGCGGATACACCAGCAGCGGCATCAGGACCAGAGTAATGATCGTGCGCCGGTCGCGCAGAATCTCGCGCAGTTCCTTGCGAGCCAGCCGGAACGTTCTGGCCAGCAGAATGTCACCGCTGTCGTGGACGGGTGGTTCCGGAACCGGTGGTGACGCATTCGCGGCGGAAGTATCAGACGAATTCATTCGACTGTCCTCCGCGGCGCTTCTTGCAGCAGATCAATGAACATCTGAGTCAGAGTGGTCTGTCCCGTTTCCGCCTGCAGTTGCGCGAGCGTTCCGCAATGCCGCAGTCCTCCGAAATGCAGCAGGCCGAATCGATCACCGAATCGTTCGGCTTCGCCAAGTCGGTGAGTACAGATGATGACAGCCTTGCCGTCGCCGCGCAGATGATTCAGATATTCGAAGATGACCTGACTGCCGACGATGTCCAGCCCGCGAGTCGGTTCGTCCAGCAGCATCACCGGCGGGTCATGAATCAGTGCGCGAGCCAGATTGATGCGTTGCTTCTGGCCGGTGCTCAGAACACCGCAGCGGCGATCAATGAACGCGCGGAAGTCCAGCAATTCCGACAGCCGTTCGATGCGGTCCCGGCAAATGCGCTGAGGAACGTCGTACAGGTCCGCGACAAACGACAGCATTTCCCGAGCCGTCAGCCATTGATACACGCCGACACTTGTGGACACGAATCCCACGCGCCGCTTGACCTGATCGGGATCGGTTGCGACCGAAACACCGTCGACGAACACGTCACCGGTTGTTGGCTGCATCAGTCCCAGCATCATCCGCAGTGTCGTTGTCTTGCCGGCTCCGTTTGGCCCCAGCAGGCCAAACACTTCACCGGCGTCGACGGCAAACGAAACGTCGTCGACCGCCAGCACATCGGGCCCGTCCGCGGTGGCGAACCGTTTGGATAAATTCGAGACGCAAATCACCGCAGTCGTTTCCGGGCGGATTGTCGCCGTCAGTCTTCAGGTCACAGAATTCGCGAAATCGTGGCGGAAAAATACCGCGTTCTGTTTCCTGCCGCCATCACTGCGAAGAAATCTCTGCGCGGTCGTCAATTGCGTTCGTTGGCAACTGCCCGCGTGTTCAGAAAGAATCCGCGGTCTGAACCAGAACATCCGGAAAGTCTGACCGCCGATGTGCAACCCCATTGTCGTACATGCCGCACCGGACGACGCGTCCGAAGTGGCACTCCTGTTTGACGCGTATCTAGTCTGGTACGGTGCGGATTCAGATCCCGACAAGGCTCGGTTGTTTCTGACGCAGCGGCTGACGAATAACGAATCCACGCTGTTCTTCGCGAAACGGAATGATCGGCCGGTCGGATTCGTGCACCTGTACCCGCTGTTTTCGTCGATCTCGATGGAACCGATCTGGCTGCTGAATGATCTGTTTGTCGTCGAAGATGCTCGCGGACACGGAATCGGAACTCTGCTGTTGCACACGGCCGCTCAGTATGCTTCGGAACTCGGAGCGATTCGCCTGGAACTGGACGCGGCACACACCAACACACAAGCGATGGCACTGTACGAGCGGCTGGGCTGGAAACGCGACGACACGTTCCAGCAGTATGTCCTGAATCTGCCGTGAATTGCCGCGAGGCGACGCGTCCGGCAGAAGTGACTGTTTCAGCCATCGCCATCGACAAGGCTACGCATCCCTGGACACCGTGCGGAAACTCGGACTCGCTACTTCACAGAAGCGGATAACAAGTCTTTCGGAAACTCCTTCCATGATCGTCGACTATCAACTGGAACCGGACTTGACCGCGTCGGAGTTTATCGATGTTCTGCAACGGTCGACTTTGGCGGAACGTCGTCCGGTCGGCGACGTTAAGCGAGTTGCACGGATGCTGGCGAACGCCGAAGTCATCGTCACCGCCCGCTTCGAAGGATTGCTCGTGGGAGTCTCCCGGGCGATCACCGACTTCGTCTACTGCACCTACCTGTCAGACCTTGCCGTCGACGAAAAGTTTCAGCGGCGCGGCATCGGGCGGGAACTGATCCGTCGCACTCACAAAGCTGCGGGTCTGCAAACGAATCTGATTCTGCTGGCGGCACCAAAGGCCCGGACGTACTACCCACACATCGGGCTGACGCCGCATGATTCCTGCTGGATGGTTCCCGCACAGGACTGAATCCGCGCTGAGGAGCATCGCAGCGGCGCCACCGCTGGCAGGAGTCACTCAGCACCATCCTGGCGAGCCGCCACGGGCCTTCGATCGACAGTGGTACAAGATCGTTCGCCCTTGCAGACCACCGCAGCCATATCCACTTGAAAAACCGAAAAATCTGGTTCGACAATCAAAATCCTCAGATGTAGACTGGTTGACTTGAAGACAGTCGCGTAAACCCTGCTTTTTTCCCCGCCTTTGTGTCAGAATTCCCGAAACGTACATGTATCGAAGTACTGGTACGCTTATCTGCTGTGTTGCGTTTGGTTGCTGCGATTCCTGCCCCGTTCGGTTTGCGATTGTCTCGGATCAGGGTGTTTTGAACTGGAGAGTGAACTCGCATAAACCATTCGTTTCGTAGTCTGTTCGTTCTGTGTCCACTGTCTGTTTGTCCTACCTAAGAGAAGAACTGGAGGCTGCACATGAAGTCTGAATTGGTTCGTAACCGCAAGCGACCGGCATTTACGCTGATCGAACTTCTTGTGGTCATTGCAATTATTGCGATCCTGATTGCCCTGCTGCTGCCGGCGGTACAGCAGGCACGTGAAGCTGCTCGCCGCACGCAGTGCAAGAACAATCTGAAGCAGCTGGGCCTGGCTCACCACAACTATCACGACGTGTACAAGAGCTTCGCGCCGAACATCAACATCATCTGGGACGGCCCTCCGTGGGACATTTCCAAACGCGTCTGGGGCGGAAGCCAGGCCAGTCATCTGGTCAACCTGCTGCCCTACATCGAGCAGGCTCCCCTGTACCAGAGCATCAACTTCAACAACGCCGCCACGGTCAAACCGTGGGCTCAGATGATTAACGGAAAGCTGCTGAATGAAACTGTGATCGCCGCATACCAGTGCCCAAGTGAGTCCCGCGGGTCGATGTATTCCGGTGGTGCTGACCTTCCCTCGCGGGCGATGACGAACTACGCCGGCTGCACGGGTTCAACGGCACAGGCTGGCCGCGGTCTCTGCAACATGGTGTCAATCGTTGGTGACGGCGGTCCTCTGTTCGACCCGGACAACGACGGCGAAGACTGGTTCGGACGCCTGACAATCGGTCAGTACTTCCGAACTGACACTCCTCACCCGAACAACATCTCGGGCGTCATTCCCCGAAGTTCGTGGGCGGCAAACATCCGTGACATCACGGACGGTACGTCAAACACGATCATGATGGGTGAAGTTCGCGGCGCCTGCTCAGATGCTCTGGGCTACTGGGCTCCTGGCGTCGGCGGTGGCTGGGCCGACTCAGAATCGCTGTGGTTCTCGACGACGGCACCGATTAACTTCCCGACCTGCCCCGGTGAGAACGGTAATCCGACTCTCGCCGCCGGTGGTGGCACAGGCTGCCGGTCTCACCTGGCATGGAATACCGCCATGGGATTCAAGTCACTGCACGTTGGTGGAGCACAGTTTGCAATGTGTGACGGCAGTGTTCGGTTCATCAGTCAGAACATTGACCACACTCTGTACCAGCAGCTTGGAGATCGCTGGGACGGATATCCGGTCGGTGAATTCTAAGACGGAATCCTGACTTTACTCGAACGGCAGACTGCGACGCAGCCTGCCGTTCGTTCATTTACCTCGTTTAGAAACCCACCAGGGCATTTGAGGACATAAGACATGACTGCACGATTCCCCGGATTATTCGTGCTGCCGGCGGCCGTCGCACTCATCGGAATTTCCGGCTGCGGCAGCTCTGTTGAAATCCCCAGGACTGTACCGGTTAAGGGAAAGGTGACTTACAAGGACCAGCCCCTGGCCGACGCGGAAGTTGCATTCGTCTCCAAGCTTGATAACAAGGACGTGCTGGCGGCGCGCGGCATGACAAATTCGGCGGGTGAATTCAGCCTGACGACTTACATTGACCCGCAGCATGAAGTCTCCGGAGCAACTCCCGGCGACTACGTCGTGACCGTGAACAAAAGCGAAACGATGAGTACGGAACAGACGATGAAGATGTTCAAGGAAAACCCCATGATGGAATTCAAGAAGCTTGTTCCTGACGAGTATACGCTTAAGGACAAGTCGCCGCTGGAAGCCTCGGTGACGGTCGGCGGTGAGAACACTTTTGACTTCACTCTGAAGGATTAACGGGAATCGCCGCCGCAAACGCAGCAGCAACGACCCAGGCCGAGCGGTACTCCTGAGAACCGCGCGGCCTTTTTCTTGCGCCTGTTGCCCTCCCAAACGGAAATTGAAACCGCAGCGGCAGCACGTCAGCAGGATCGGCATCGTATTCAGCAGAAGACTCTTTCCCCGGGCGACGTGTGAGATTGTTGACGCGCTCGTACTGCCAGGAGACGCGTTTTCCGCATTTCCATCGCTGGTTCGCTGACGTCCGATCGGATGTCGATATACTCCGCAAAGATTGTTGCCGCTTTCTGTGACCGCAGCCTTCGAACCGGGCCGGATGGAAACCTCTGAATCCGAAAACCGCATCTTTCTGGGGATTGACGTTGGCGGAACCAACGTGAAGGCCGGCGTTGTTGACGACAGCGGGGCCGTCTTGTCTCTGGCCAGTTTGCCCACGGAGGCTGTCTCCGGACCGGATCACGGCGTCGATCAGATGGTCGCGGCCGCGCATCAGGCCATCCGCTCCGCGGAAATCAGCATCGATCGGATTTCCGCCGTCGGCCTGGCGACGCCCGGGACGATGGACATTCCGGCCGGCAAGTTGCTGGAACCACCGAATCTTCCCGGCTGGGAAAACTTCCCCGTTCGTCAGCGTGTGGCGGACCGACTCGGACGCCCGACGATCCTGCAGAACGATGCCAACGCGGCAGCCTATGGAGAATACTGGGCCGGCTCTGCCAGTGACGCCGCCAGCCTGGTGTTCTTCACACTCGGAACGGGTCTCGGCGGCGGGATCATCATCGATGACATGATCGTTGAAGGAGAACATTCGCACGGTTCCGAATGCGGCCACGTCATCATCGAAATGGACGGTGGCCGCTTGTGTCCGACCGGCCAGTACGGAACTCTGGAAGCCTATTGCAGCGCGACAGCACTGATGAAGCGGTTTCGTGAAGCTGTCGACCAGGGTCGGACGTCTTCCGTCGTGGACCGACTTGACGACGTTACGCCGCTTTCGCCGCTGTTGATGTCGGAGGAGGCCGAACAGGGAGATGACCTGTCGACGGAACTGATCCTGGAAATGGCTCGCTGTCTGGGAGTCGGAATCACAACGATCTGTCACGTCATCGATCCGACGATTGTGCTGCTGGGCGGCGCGATGACATTCGGCCGCCACGAAACGAAAATCGGCCGCCGATTTCTGGATCGAGTTCGCGAGGAATTTCAGGCGCGCGCGTTTCCCGTCGTCGCTGCGAAAGTAAAGATCGACTACGCGTCTCTGGGCGGCAACGCCGGTTTTATCGGGGCCGCCGGCTGTGCGCGCCGTGCGTTGAACCGCGGGACGCTGTAAGCCACCGGATTCGATCAGCCTTTTTACCGGCACTGCGACGCGGCGAAAGTGCCACACCGTCAGCGGTGTTCGAATCGCCGGCGGTGGGCCTATCGAGTCGCAGGCAGGCTGAACGCTACGGTTTTCCGAAGCGAAGTGACGCGAACTCGCGCACGCGGTCCGTCATCGCCGGTTCGACCGGCAGGCGTTCCATGCTGCTGGCTCCGTAGAACCCGACAACGCCTTCCGTATGATCCAGAACGAATTGAGCGTCCGCGGGTTCGGCGATCGGGCCGCCGTGGCACAGCACCAGAATTTCCGGTCGAATCTTCTTCGCGGCGTCATGCATTTCCTGCACGCGTCTGGCCGCTTCTTCCAGCGTGACCGCCGTCTGAGCGCCGATGGAACCTTTGGTCGTCAGTCCCATGTGAGGAATCAGGATGTCGGCACCGGCTGTGGCCATCGCGGCCGCTTCATCGGGATTAAAGCAATACGGGGTCGTCAGCAGGTCCAGTTCCGCAGCGGCGCGAATCAGGTCAACTTCGAGCCCGAACCCCATCCCGGTTTCTTCCAGATTGGCGCGAAACGTTCCGTCGATCAGGCCGACTGTGGGAAAATTCTGCACGCCGGAAAACCCGGCTGCCTGGACATCGCGAAGAAACCGTTTCATCACGCGGAACGGATCCGTCCCGCAGACACCGGCCAGCACCGGCGTGTTCCGGACGACGGGCAGCACTTCGCGAGCCATTTCCATGACGATCGCATTGGCGTCGCCATAGGGCATCAGACCGGCCAGCGAGCCGCGGCCCGCCATCCGAAAGCGGCCGGAATTGTAAATCACAATCAGATCAATGCCGCCGGCTTCTTCCAGTTTGGCGCTCAGGCCGGTGCCCGCTCCTCCGCCGATGATCGGCTTGCCGGCCTGAATCCTGCTGCGCAAACGTTCCAGAATAGACTGACGGGAATGCATGGACATGAAGACGCCTCGCTGACACTGACACCTATTGCGAATCGGCCAACGATAGCCATCCGATCGCAAAGGTGAAAGCGACGCCTTCGGCCGAAGATGCGAGCGCGTTTGCTGCGTCAGTGGTGGGAGAGGCTGTCCACGGAATACGCCATCGGCTGAACCTGGATCGGCGGGATTCTGCCCTGAGTCATCGCGACGACCGTGCCTACCGCAACTCCCGCGCACGGCAGCATCAGCAGGCCAAGCAGCGACACAGCGAACAGTCGCCTGATGGCAGACGTGCTTCGGCCGGCACGCACGGCAAACGTCAGCAGCACGATGGTCAGCCAGGAGGCTGCGATCGCAACACCCAGAGCTCGGGTGCGGTTGATCTGCACGGCGGAACGCAGTCGCGCCGACGTGTCGCTGATCACAGTCTCCGGAAATTCGACAAGTGCATATGTCTGACGCATGGGCTTCGGGCCTTCGCCGGTGCGCAGAACTTCGTTCCGGGCGAACGTTTCTCGAATGGACTGCCGCACCACAGCGTCCGACATTTCAACCTGCAGCAGCTTTGACCAGCCGGAATCAAGCGGGAAGTCCCTGACGATCGACCTGGCCGCGTCGTCCAGCAGCGCCTGGCAAAGGATGGGCTGCAGGACTTTTTCAACCGGTTCGGCGGCATCGACAAATTTCGTCTGCACGACGATTTGCCCGTGGCCGGGGTTGTCGATCCATGCCGGCTGATCCTGCGGTGCTTCCAGTTCGGCCAGCAGTTGTTCCATCTGACGATCGGTGCTTGCCTGGGAGACTTTCGTCCAGACCGTTCCCACGGTTTCTGCCAGGGATCGCAGCCGTTTGAAGTTCAGGACCTGCTGGACTCCGGCGGGATCCGACACCGTGGCGGAGATGGGAACCAAAGCGTAAGCGCGCTGCAGGCCAGCCGGCAGCGAATCCCGGAATGATTCGAGGGCAAGAGCGGCATCGGGGCCGGAAAGCTGATCGAGCAGATCGGCGGGAAGGGTCATCCTCTGAATCTGGCCGTCGGCAGTTTCGATGGCGATTTCCGTGCCGTGTGCGACTCCCGGCGCTGGCTCTTCGGGAAACTCGGCGAGTGGCGTATTCGCATTTGCCAGCCCACTCGCTGTGTCAGAAGTCGCCGTTGCCGGAAATTCGGGTAGCTCAGGCTGAGGAACGTCCGGAGGCACTATGGAAAACGGATCCGGACTCAGGAAAGGCGATTCATGAGAAGCGGGATGCCTGCTCACTTCGACAGTGCGCATTTCCGTTCTCACCCAGAACAGCCCGGCGGACAGCAGGAAGACCACGCACAAGGCCGCCGTGATACACAGTGCTTTCACAATCCCGGACCACGGTGACGTACGATGGGCCAGATGTCCGGTCGGCCCGTCGTGCCGGCGTCGGCCTGCGAGTCTCCGCACGCCACCAACGAAGATCGCGCCGACAACGACAACCGCTGTCAGCAACAGCAGCACGGCGAAGTTCATGGTGAATTCTGGTCGCGCATCCATTTTCGGAAGCATTCAACTTGAAGACGAGTGGTCGTCGGTCGGGACAAATTCGAAAGACAATGCTGCTGCGGGCTGACTCGCGGCCCGCCGGGTTGGTCGAGGTCCCCGCACATCGGCGAGTGCAGATGTGACGGGTTCTTTACTGATAGACTGCGGATTCCACCGGCGGCGACGGTGTTGTTGTCGCCAGCTCCGGACGATGGGAGCGTTTGGTTGAGGGCCGTTCCGGCGACATGGCCGGCGGATTGTTCAGGGACCGTTCTTCGTGCGGCGTCCAGCCTGCGGACAACTGCACAACGGCGGAAATCGCCAGTGCCCACGTCGCCCCCAGTGTCTCCGGAAACGCGGGCAGCACTGCCGTCAGGATCGCCCCGATCAGCAGAGTGAACAGCGCACTGGAGACGCGAAACCGTGATTTGCGAAAGCTGTCCGCCTGCCACCACCAGCGGCGAGCGACAAACAATGCGGCGAAGAAAATCATGAAGCTGGCAACTGTGGGAAAGCCTGAACCGTCTGTCACGACAATTCTGCCGACCGCCATTTCCTTTGAGATGCCGTTGTGCGACAGAAACAGCGGATCGTGGTGAACCATCAGGTAGCGACTCAGGACACCCGCCACGAATCCGACGCCGGCACCGATGGAACCCTGCACCAGACGTCGAGTCACGGAGTCACCGACGCGTCCTTCCCACATCTTCGCGGGCACGATCAGTCCCCATGCCGCCAGCATCGTCACCGTTCCAAAGTACACCGCGTGCTGAATCTGAGGCAGCAGTCCGGTCGTCAGGAACACGGCGAGTGTGACGAGCGTCGCAGCCGCCAGGGACACCGACAGCGACGAGGATGCGTCCGCCAGGCGCTGCTGCTTTGTGAGTCTGCGAATCGTGGCGGGCGTATAGACTCGCGTCGCCTGACTCGGAGCCGACTGATGCGACGTTTCGACCGGTGCCCGCCGCGGAGGAGCGGTGTACGCCGTGGCGTTCACAGCGGTCACCGGATTCGGAATTTCCTGCTGTGGCTTCCGGACCGCCGGGGCCTTCCGTCGTGCCGGGACGACATAGTTGACGATTCGATACCCGAAGTACGCGATACCGCCGATCAGCCCGCCCACCGCGACCGGCCGGATCATTCCGGATTCCAGAACCAGCAGCGCGACCGCGCCCCCGACAACCCACTTCGCCGGAGCCGGCAGGCTGTTCCAGTTGTCACGGATGGCCGCCCAGACGGGATTCGCGTCGGTGTTGTCGGTGGGCACTGCAGCCGCCGGCGAGCCGTGTGCGCGGAACCGTCGCTCATGCGAATTGTCCCGGATCGCCGCGCCGACGAACGCCTTTGCTCCCGCGGTTGACGAAGCGGCATCCGTACCGGCAGCAATTCGGAAGCGGCGCTGCAGCTCTTCAACATCGCCGATGCGCTGATCGGGATCCTTATTCAGAGCCGCCGAGATCACGGGCCGCAGTTTTTCCGGAAGCGGAGACAGGTCCGGTTCCGCGGTCAGATGTTTCATCAGGATTTCGGCCGTTGTCTGCCCGTCGAACGGCACGCGTCCCGTCAGCATTTCGTACAACATGACGCCCAGAGCATACACGTCGACTTCACGACCGTAGCGGCCTCGGGCGACCTCCGGAGCCATGTAATACACGGTCCCGACGCTTTGCGTCTGAGCGCTGCGGCGACTTTCCGAGATGTACTTCGACAGCCCGACGTCGCCGATCTTGACCGTTCCGTGATCGGAAAACACATTCGCCGGTTTCAAATCGCGGTGAACAATGCCGCGGTCATGCAGAAAGTTCAGGCCGGAAGTGATTCCGGACAGCCAGTGCAGCACATCCGGCAGCGGCATTCCCTGAGGATGGTCCTGCAGGGCTTCGTACAGACCGCGACCGCTGACGTATTCCATCACGATCCAGTGATCCCTGTCGCTGTCCTGACGAATGTCAAAGATCGTGACCAGATTCGGATGCTTCAGGTTCAGACACTGCGAGACTCCGCGCAGCTCGACTTCAAGGTTGTTATTCAGAAGTTTCAGAGCGACCTCTTTGCCCGCATCGCTCAATGCGTAGTACACCTCGCCGAACCCACCTCGATGGATGGCACGCTTGATGGTGTACCCATCCAGAGGTCGTGCTTCAGGTGCAAACGTGAACTTCATGATTGTGACCGTCTTGTCTGTTTGCCCGTGCCCGAGTCAGTCCTGTCACGCGTTGAGGCGGCCTTCACCGGGTTTCTGCACGCCGGTCAGCGGCCCCGGCAGTCCGGAGGCATCCGCGTCGTCGGGCTCACTGCCGGTGCCGCAGCGGCCCGGCCACCGTTCTTCAACGCCCTGCTAAACCAGTTGCTCAACTCGAAATCTCAATTCGTCACCGCTGACCACCGAACCGTGATTCAGCACTTCCGAGTCCTTTACCAGCCTGTCATTCACTTTCAGCGCCGCCTTTGAACGGCACATCAAGCGTCCCTGCTGATGAAACAGGACCACAAGTTCCGGCCATTCCGGACAGCAGATGTGATGGTCCTTCCGCGGCCCCAAAAGACAGTGGTCCGACATCAGAATAATACCGTCCACGCTGTGCGATGGTCGATGGTCACTTTCGAAATCAACGACGGCCGACGAACTCAAAACGCTGGGAATCCGAAATCCCAGGCGCACCCGGTCCGCCAGGCAGATCTGGTCACCGCTTCTCAGCGAGCAGCGACCATGCACCGTCTTTCCGGACACGCTGGTGTGCTGATGAGCCTGCAGCGACCAGTTCTCGTCCTGACGGGAAACAGTCGCGTGGCGCCGCGAAACGTTTGCCAGCAGCGCGATGTCGGCACATTTTTCCTCAAACGACGGAGCCCC contains:
- a CDS encoding ABC transporter permease subunit/CPBP intramembrane protease translates to MNSSDTSAANASPPVPEPPVHDSGDILLARTFRLARKELREILRDRRTIITLVLMPLLVYPLLGVIMRRGLLSGLETPGEVEVHLCVQTEADADIVSRILQRGERLLQASGAPPAPPVNDGSPAAAVSELLGAESQKTVFQYRLSDAPTEESLRYLVSEGYSDLGIQLRPQTDREPFLFDRGGNPVQFHNWELFKRSQSPISERAYEEVTSRLEAVNKRYIDRLLREIGISASKPAEFTTVEVTSQGTGGYSLITFIPLVLVLMTMTGAVYPAIDLTAGERERGTMEILVAAPVSRMTLLGGKFLAVLVVALLTASVNMISMFATLFSLGLEDAVLGDAGWKVIPLIVVMMIVFAAFFSAVLLSLTSVARSFKEAQAYLIPLMLISLTPGVFSLMPNLKMNTLLAVTPLANTVLLGRDLLQGYFNPLMFGMVLISTTVYGLLALSLAARIFGSDAVLYGSGGSWSDMFRRPKVPLQVAPLAVAWTTLAIVCPLFLFVSSLSGRIDGTMTSRLLVNGAVSVAIFVLVPLVLAKLANVSTVTGFAFTKPAAAMMIVAVLLGTSLWVFVYEMNLFIISDARVEVLKELTERMKLDLNAVPLAVKLLGLAIAPALCEEFFFRGFLQNSLRTRLSAAGAIAGSAILFGLFHVVMQDALFFERFFPTMFMGVVLGIVFEQSRSVVPGMLLHVTHNGLLMTISHYENRLKEMGIGTEDRQHLPLTWLVVAAVPIVVAAGIMWRRRASVRSA
- a CDS encoding ATP-binding cassette domain-containing protein, translating into MICVSNLSKRFATADGPDVLAVDDVSFAVDAGEVFGLLGPNGAGKTTTLRMMLGLMQPTTGDVFVDGVSVATDPDQVKRRVGFVSTSVGVYQWLTAREMLSFVADLYDVPQRICRDRIERLSELLDFRAFIDRRCGVLSTGQKQRINLARALIHDPPVMLLDEPTRGLDIVGSQVIFEYLNHLRGDGKAVIICTHRLGEAERFGDRFGLLHFGGLRHCGTLAQLQAETGQTTLTQMFIDLLQEAPRRTVE
- a CDS encoding GNAT family N-acetyltransferase, translating into MCNPIVVHAAPDDASEVALLFDAYLVWYGADSDPDKARLFLTQRLTNNESTLFFAKRNDRPVGFVHLYPLFSSISMEPIWLLNDLFVVEDARGHGIGTLLLHTAAQYASELGAIRLELDAAHTNTQAMALYERLGWKRDDTFQQYVLNLP
- a CDS encoding GNAT family N-acetyltransferase; protein product: MIVDYQLEPDLTASEFIDVLQRSTLAERRPVGDVKRVARMLANAEVIVTARFEGLLVGVSRAITDFVYCTYLSDLAVDEKFQRRGIGRELIRRTHKAAGLQTNLILLAAPKARTYYPHIGLTPHDSCWMVPAQD
- a CDS encoding DUF1559 domain-containing protein, whose protein sequence is MKSELVRNRKRPAFTLIELLVVIAIIAILIALLLPAVQQAREAARRTQCKNNLKQLGLAHHNYHDVYKSFAPNINIIWDGPPWDISKRVWGGSQASHLVNLLPYIEQAPLYQSINFNNAATVKPWAQMINGKLLNETVIAAYQCPSESRGSMYSGGADLPSRAMTNYAGCTGSTAQAGRGLCNMVSIVGDGGPLFDPDNDGEDWFGRLTIGQYFRTDTPHPNNISGVIPRSSWAANIRDITDGTSNTIMMGEVRGACSDALGYWAPGVGGGWADSESLWFSTTAPINFPTCPGENGNPTLAAGGGTGCRSHLAWNTAMGFKSLHVGGAQFAMCDGSVRFISQNIDHTLYQQLGDRWDGYPVGEF
- a CDS encoding ROK family protein is translated as METSESENRIFLGIDVGGTNVKAGVVDDSGAVLSLASLPTEAVSGPDHGVDQMVAAAHQAIRSAEISIDRISAVGLATPGTMDIPAGKLLEPPNLPGWENFPVRQRVADRLGRPTILQNDANAAAYGEYWAGSASDAASLVFFTLGTGLGGGIIIDDMIVEGEHSHGSECGHVIIEMDGGRLCPTGQYGTLEAYCSATALMKRFREAVDQGRTSSVVDRLDDVTPLSPLLMSEEAEQGDDLSTELILEMARCLGVGITTICHVIDPTIVLLGGAMTFGRHETKIGRRFLDRVREEFQARAFPVVAAKVKIDYASLGGNAGFIGAAGCARRALNRGTL
- a CDS encoding phosphoenolpyruvate hydrolase family protein; translation: MSMHSRQSILERLRSRIQAGKPIIGGGAGTGLSAKLEEAGGIDLIVIYNSGRFRMAGRGSLAGLMPYGDANAIVMEMAREVLPVVRNTPVLAGVCGTDPFRVMKRFLRDVQAAGFSGVQNFPTVGLIDGTFRANLEETGMGFGLEVDLIRAAAELDLLTTPYCFNPDEAAAMATAGADILIPHMGLTTKGSIGAQTAVTLEEAARRVQEMHDAAKKIRPEILVLCHGGPIAEPADAQFVLDHTEGVVGFYGASSMERLPVEPAMTDRVREFASLRFGKP